From the genome of Leptospira andrefontaineae, one region includes:
- a CDS encoding TolC family protein, with product MLRPANIPWLRKFYLRLLLVGAFGFPASQFAQELDPSLQNKPRVLKLTLKEAVNYVLANNITVRNAGMEFVKADTAELKNLSQYAWTLVGGFSKTKTNLPLNNNNVLSGTKISNDRINVGIQKNFQTLTYFSLELSHTRFDADAFETQAAAARLGAVGSYLAAPPQYTDALTVTLGQELLKYSFGQTEKEKQKVLQQNAVIRRDELVNILAQLVVKTLVDYWSLSVYDSQVETFDRLEKNTKNIRDLTVRKRNLGLSEGFEVNQWNSALTQTENSLERARLARSEAERNLIRVLNVDPSSKISGITDLQEKVPNDINPTKDYQYALDHRIDLKNLIRQRQIAELELKIKNAEDMPSLKITGSYSTRGQTFLNPQTNYVNPETGMMSFKYPEKTLNFALSYPLFDTGIQTDIRDAKLKLDILSKQETELRTLIKEELDNRYYAIVAGQELLETANTRKEEAEKFYKGVQARFNQGRFTAVLVKSALDGLIQAELQVAQARINFNVDIIRYELARNSVFEKFGVNVDEIVDTIIKNEVARAQQATPSNN from the coding sequence ATGCTCAGGCCTGCAAATATTCCTTGGTTAAGGAAATTTTATCTGCGACTCTTGCTAGTCGGAGCTTTTGGTTTTCCGGCTTCACAGTTCGCCCAAGAGTTAGACCCTTCTCTTCAAAATAAGCCTAGAGTTCTGAAACTCACTTTGAAAGAAGCGGTCAACTATGTCCTAGCGAATAATATCACAGTTAGAAACGCTGGGATGGAATTCGTGAAAGCGGATACTGCCGAATTAAAAAATCTATCTCAATATGCATGGACGCTGGTCGGCGGTTTTTCGAAAACAAAAACTAATCTTCCCCTGAATAATAATAACGTTCTCTCCGGAACAAAGATCTCCAACGATCGGATAAACGTAGGGATCCAAAAAAACTTCCAAACTCTGACCTATTTTAGTTTGGAACTCAGCCATACTCGATTCGACGCGGACGCATTCGAGACTCAGGCTGCCGCTGCCAGACTAGGTGCAGTGGGTTCTTATTTAGCTGCTCCTCCTCAATACACGGATGCTCTGACCGTAACTCTTGGTCAGGAACTTTTAAAGTATTCTTTCGGGCAGACTGAAAAAGAAAAACAAAAGGTATTACAACAAAACGCAGTCATTCGTAGGGATGAGCTAGTCAATATTCTCGCACAACTTGTAGTAAAAACTCTGGTAGATTATTGGAGTTTGAGTGTTTACGATTCTCAGGTAGAAACTTTCGACAGATTAGAAAAGAATACTAAGAATATCAGGGATCTTACCGTAAGAAAACGTAATCTTGGTCTTTCCGAAGGATTCGAAGTCAATCAATGGAATAGTGCTCTCACTCAAACTGAGAATAGTTTAGAAAGAGCGAGACTTGCTAGATCGGAAGCGGAAAGAAATTTGATCCGAGTTTTAAATGTGGATCCAAGTTCTAAAATTTCCGGGATCACCGATCTTCAAGAAAAAGTTCCAAACGATATCAATCCTACTAAAGATTATCAATACGCATTGGATCATAGGATCGATCTTAAAAATTTGATCCGTCAAAGACAAATCGCAGAATTAGAACTGAAGATCAAGAATGCAGAGGATATGCCTTCTTTAAAAATTACGGGAAGTTATTCTACAAGGGGCCAGACATTCTTAAATCCTCAGACAAACTATGTGAATCCTGAAACAGGGATGATGTCTTTTAAGTATCCTGAAAAAACTTTAAACTTCGCATTATCTTATCCTTTATTTGATACAGGGATCCAAACAGATATCAGAGATGCAAAACTCAAGTTGGATATCTTATCAAAACAAGAAACAGAACTTAGAACTCTGATTAAAGAAGAATTAGACAATAGATATTATGCAATCGTTGCAGGACAGGAACTTTTAGAAACCGCTAATACTCGTAAAGAAGAAGCGGAGAAGTTCTACAAAGGTGTCCAAGCACGTTTTAACCAAGGAAGATTCACTGCTGTATTAGTAAAATCCGCTCTGGACGGGTTGATCCAAGCCGAGCTACAAGTCGCTCAAGCAAGGATCAACTTTAACGTGGATATTATCCGCTATGAACTAGCAAGAAACTCCGTTTTCGAAAAATTCGGAGTGAATGTGGATGAGATCGTAGACACGATCATCAAAAATGAAGTAGCTCGAGCGCAACAAGCTACTCCATCTAATAACTAA
- a CDS encoding cytochrome-c peroxidase, with product MKRIFFLILFLVSILGLIVCKEKKPIPELEGFVVKNVIHPSNNPFNQEKVELGKTLYFDSRLSFNQDVSCASCHNTASPSEGFPRTKIHNPAPSLTNVALYKDVFKDPEAKELEDLVKDKVHSKLLFQNETKLIQRISSIQGYKELFEKAYGDPEISGERIVLALSTFQRTIVSKNSSFDKFVMGEETALTPAQIRGWDVFQNKAKCIQCHQGPNFSDSELHTTGLAGIKDKVRTPTLRDVTKKKTFMHNGIFGSIEDTVNHFAEGGHSKAVHDPMLRPAELSDQDKKDLIEFLKALEGEPIQLEIPSIPKA from the coding sequence ATGAAGCGTATTTTTTTCCTGATCCTGTTCTTGGTTTCGATCTTAGGATTGATCGTATGTAAGGAAAAAAAGCCCATTCCTGAACTGGAAGGATTCGTTGTTAAAAATGTAATTCATCCTAGTAATAACCCATTCAATCAAGAGAAGGTGGAGTTAGGTAAGACTCTATATTTTGATTCCAGACTTTCTTTCAACCAAGACGTAAGTTGTGCAAGCTGTCATAATACTGCTTCTCCATCGGAAGGTTTTCCTCGTACTAAGATCCACAATCCGGCTCCTTCTCTTACCAACGTAGCCTTGTATAAGGATGTATTTAAAGATCCTGAAGCAAAAGAGCTGGAGGATCTTGTAAAAGACAAAGTACATTCTAAACTATTATTCCAGAATGAAACAAAGCTCATTCAAAGGATCTCTTCTATCCAAGGTTATAAGGAACTTTTTGAGAAAGCTTATGGAGATCCTGAAATTTCAGGAGAAAGAATTGTTTTAGCTCTTTCTACCTTCCAAAGGACTATAGTAAGTAAAAATTCAAGCTTCGATAAATTTGTGATGGGGGAAGAGACTGCGCTCACTCCAGCCCAGATCCGTGGTTGGGATGTTTTCCAGAACAAGGCAAAATGTATCCAATGTCACCAAGGGCCGAACTTCTCTGATTCCGAATTGCATACAACAGGTCTTGCAGGTATCAAAGACAAGGTTAGAACTCCTACATTAAGAGATGTTACCAAAAAGAAAACTTTCATGCATAACGGGATTTTCGGATCGATTGAAGATACTGTGAACCATTTTGCAGAAGGTGGCCATTCTAAAGCCGTGCATGATCCAATGTTAAGACCTGCGGAACTTTCAGATCAGGACAAAAAAGATTTGATTGAGTTCTTAAAAGCATTAGAAGGGGAACCGATCCAATTGGAAATCCCTTCTATTCCGAAAGCTTAA
- a CDS encoding NAD(P)/FAD-dependent oxidoreductase, whose product MSKKKVLIVGGGYAGIAAANRLARKSSEVEITLITAEPIFREKIRNHQVIAGTKGKDFQIRNLLNSKVSLIIQRVEKIFPKENKVLLNDGTTFEYDYLGYTAGMRAGDPGTKGINYFSVASFQDSERLRKELTNHPNARVTVLGGGLSGIEVATELAENYPSAKITLLDSDKIGKNFSSNAVLYMKEILKNLHVNLIEGERGEYLLEDKIKTSSGIQVPHDYCVISAGLVASDLGKNSGLEANKIGQVYLNEYMQVPEYSNIIGAGDAVKVPGEEYSYLRMACATALPMGIYLGERISNLMGNKSAIGQKPFELAYVGRCVSLGRKEGLFQFLNYDDSPKEKFWTGRLGAFVKELICKFTVFSFKAEKYFDFYTIPQPKEKTSAKQNERLVTAEK is encoded by the coding sequence ATGTCAAAGAAGAAGGTATTGATCGTTGGTGGAGGTTATGCAGGAATCGCGGCAGCCAACAGGTTAGCGCGCAAAAGTTCCGAGGTAGAAATTACTCTGATCACTGCAGAACCGATCTTTAGAGAAAAGATCAGAAACCACCAAGTAATCGCAGGAACCAAAGGAAAAGATTTCCAGATCCGAAATTTATTGAATTCTAAGGTAAGTCTTATCATCCAAAGAGTAGAAAAAATATTTCCAAAGGAAAACAAAGTGCTCTTAAATGATGGGACCACCTTTGAATATGATTACCTGGGTTATACTGCAGGAATGAGAGCAGGAGACCCCGGCACCAAAGGGATTAATTATTTCTCGGTGGCAAGTTTCCAAGATTCGGAACGATTGAGAAAAGAATTAACCAATCATCCTAACGCAAGAGTTACAGTACTCGGCGGAGGACTTTCAGGGATAGAAGTAGCAACAGAACTCGCGGAAAATTATCCAAGTGCAAAAATAACACTTTTGGATTCGGATAAGATCGGGAAAAATTTCTCTTCAAACGCGGTTCTTTACATGAAAGAAATACTGAAAAATCTTCATGTAAATCTGATAGAAGGAGAAAGAGGGGAATATCTATTAGAAGATAAGATCAAAACTTCTAGCGGTATCCAAGTCCCCCATGATTATTGTGTAATCTCAGCTGGGTTAGTCGCATCCGATCTGGGAAAGAATTCGGGATTGGAAGCAAATAAGATCGGCCAGGTATATTTGAACGAATATATGCAGGTTCCTGAATATTCCAATATTATAGGAGCAGGAGACGCAGTCAAAGTTCCGGGGGAAGAATATTCCTATTTAAGAATGGCATGTGCGACAGCCCTTCCAATGGGAATTTATTTAGGAGAGAGGATTTCTAACCTAATGGGAAATAAATCTGCAATCGGGCAAAAACCTTTCGAGCTGGCATATGTAGGACGTTGTGTAAGTTTAGGAAGAAAAGAAGGACTATTCCAATTCTTAAACTATGATGATAGTCCTAAGGAAAAGTTTTGGACTGGAAGATTAGGTGCTTTTGTGAAAGAGCTTATTTGTAAATTTACAGTCTTCTCTTTTAAGGCCGAAAAATATTTCGATTTTTATACGATCCCTCAACCTAAAGAAAAAACTTCAGCCAAACAAAACGAAAGATTAGTAACGGCAGAAAAATGA
- the sigJ gene encoding RNA polymerase sigma factor SigJ has translation MSTQERLDQFIENKGLVFGIAYKMTGSVVEAEDIVQETFLRWEKSKEEKIRSPKAFLSTVAARLSLDSLRKAKRKRETYIGPWLPEPLAPEPMEEEPDPETLDLAFLHLLEKLNPIERAVFLLRESFEMGYDSISKVVGKNQENCRQILKRAKESLKSDRKKYDAPSEKRKKIFRDFLLASSKGKPELLVPFLKEEIVLWSDGGGKVNAARIPIIGKERASHFFIRTGSNKLKYTMDFYFGMVNGAETLIGYYNDRPAYLQSFLIDEDGISKIYSVLNPDKLKSMENKQKLIEEGLMFPLENFLLFPHTYRKKVAKWLNPVAKLVKWAIVR, from the coding sequence ATGAGCACCCAAGAAAGACTAGATCAATTTATAGAAAACAAAGGTTTGGTCTTCGGGATCGCCTATAAGATGACTGGTAGTGTGGTAGAAGCCGAGGATATTGTACAGGAGACTTTTCTGAGATGGGAAAAATCCAAAGAAGAAAAGATCAGATCACCGAAAGCATTTTTATCCACGGTTGCTGCCAGACTCTCCCTGGACTCTTTAAGAAAAGCAAAAAGAAAAAGGGAAACTTATATAGGTCCCTGGTTACCGGAGCCATTGGCTCCGGAACCTATGGAAGAAGAGCCCGATCCTGAAACATTAGATCTGGCATTTCTACATCTATTAGAAAAATTGAATCCGATTGAAAGAGCTGTCTTTTTGCTGAGAGAAAGTTTCGAAATGGGTTACGATTCCATTTCAAAAGTAGTGGGGAAAAATCAAGAGAACTGTAGGCAAATCCTTAAAAGAGCCAAAGAATCCCTCAAATCGGATCGTAAAAAGTATGATGCTCCTTCAGAAAAAAGGAAAAAGATCTTCCGAGACTTTTTACTCGCTTCTTCCAAAGGAAAACCGGAACTTCTCGTTCCTTTCTTAAAAGAAGAAATAGTTCTTTGGTCTGATGGTGGAGGAAAGGTAAATGCTGCACGCATTCCGATTATTGGAAAAGAAAGAGCTTCTCATTTCTTTATCCGGACAGGAAGCAACAAACTCAAATACACTATGGATTTTTATTTCGGAATGGTAAACGGTGCAGAAACATTGATTGGTTATTATAATGACCGACCTGCATATTTACAAAGTTTCCTAATTGATGAAGATGGAATTTCCAAAATTTATTCAGTTTTAAATCCGGACAAATTGAAATCAATGGAAAACAAACAAAAGTTAATAGAAGAAGGACTAATGTTTCCGTTAGAAAACTTTTTACTATTCCCACATACATATCGTAAGAAGGTCGCAAAATGGTTAAACCCAGTGGCCAAATTAGTAAAATGGGCAATCGTAAGGTGA
- a CDS encoding alpha/beta fold hydrolase, which produces METVLENKITSPKLPSGYYTSKLGKIAYWIEGKGKPIFLLHSAGHDHHDFEPILPSLSEKYKVISLDWPGHGLSENPQPATSASAVEYAEILPDLVTQLAPEGGIFIGNSLGGFASMNLALKKPELVKGLVIVDSGGLNDPDWITKSFAGLKSKVWFTGLVWNFFPNHYIKIRNKYTESILSRIKERENVEGAKEVNASIWKSFLDERHDLREKVSQIQAPTLIVWGEYDPVIDPKLALKLHERVKGSKLAYLKTGHVPFAENPKEFLKVTLPFLDSI; this is translated from the coding sequence ATGGAAACAGTTTTAGAAAACAAGATTACATCGCCAAAATTACCAAGCGGATATTATACTTCTAAATTAGGAAAGATCGCCTATTGGATAGAAGGAAAAGGAAAACCGATCTTCCTACTGCACTCCGCGGGACATGATCATCATGATTTCGAACCCATTCTTCCAAGTTTATCAGAAAAATATAAAGTGATTTCTCTGGATTGGCCGGGGCATGGATTATCTGAGAATCCTCAACCTGCTACTTCCGCTTCCGCTGTGGAATATGCGGAAATATTACCTGATCTGGTTACACAACTTGCTCCGGAAGGTGGGATCTTTATAGGAAATTCACTGGGAGGATTTGCATCCATGAATCTTGCCTTGAAAAAACCGGAACTAGTAAAAGGTCTCGTGATCGTAGATTCAGGAGGATTAAACGACCCGGACTGGATCACTAAAAGTTTTGCAGGATTAAAATCCAAGGTTTGGTTCACTGGGCTCGTATGGAACTTCTTCCCAAATCATTATATAAAGATCAGAAATAAATACACTGAATCCATACTAAGCAGGATCAAAGAAAGAGAAAATGTGGAAGGTGCAAAAGAAGTGAACGCTTCTATTTGGAAAAGTTTTTTGGACGAAAGACATGACCTAAGAGAAAAAGTTTCTCAGATCCAAGCTCCTACGTTAATCGTATGGGGAGAATATGATCCCGTCATAGATCCGAAGCTCGCACTTAAGCTTCATGAAAGAGTGAAAGGCTCTAAGCTGGCTTATCTAAAAACAGGTCATGTGCCTTTTGCGGAAAATCCAAAAGAATTCCTAAAGGTCACCCTTCCCTTTTTGGATTCCATCTAA
- a CDS encoding Crp/Fnr family transcriptional regulator, with amino-acid sequence MDQKDHPWEKIYQTVNRISPIPKEVWKKSEQLYTIRKLEYGDFLIKQGAQPTEFAFVFSGVLREYYLTDQGNEYIKSFNFPGDFTGSYFDLLTEQPSTCNIRAITDCELAVAKFSEFRKLFSQDIAWERLGRIFAENLFLKKARREYELLALSAEERYDLLLESRPEIEELVPQYHIASYLGITPVSLSRIRAKRKKD; translated from the coding sequence ATGGATCAAAAAGATCATCCCTGGGAAAAAATATACCAAACCGTGAACCGGATCTCTCCAATACCTAAGGAAGTCTGGAAAAAATCAGAACAACTATATACGATCCGCAAATTAGAATACGGAGATTTTCTGATCAAACAAGGGGCCCAACCGACAGAGTTTGCATTCGTATTCTCAGGTGTTTTGAGAGAATATTATCTAACAGACCAAGGAAATGAGTACATTAAAAGTTTCAATTTCCCCGGAGACTTCACAGGATCCTATTTCGATCTACTCACTGAACAACCTTCTACCTGCAATATTAGAGCAATCACAGATTGTGAGCTTGCTGTCGCAAAATTCTCAGAGTTCAGAAAACTATTCTCTCAAGACATAGCATGGGAAAGACTGGGGCGGATTTTTGCAGAAAACTTATTCTTAAAAAAAGCGAGAAGAGAATATGAACTCTTGGCTTTAAGCGCAGAAGAAAGATACGATCTACTTTTAGAATCAAGACCCGAAATAGAAGAGCTTGTTCCTCAATACCATATCGCTTCCTATTTAGGGATCACTCCAGTTTCCTTAAGCAGGATCCGAGCGAAGAGAAAGAAAGATTAG
- a CDS encoding acyl-CoA dehydrogenase family protein gives MYQELTEQQIEIRDTIRSFVKKEITHEVAIHWDEANKHPEELINRMRTELGVNGLTIPEEYGGWGLGSVEQCLVTEELSRGCLGISLCFGYTGLGILPIMKGASHEQKKKWLQPVVDGEYGVSFCLSEPGAGSDVPGMSTTAVKKGDKWVINGTKQWITGGGSAGAYTVFAYTDKGRGTRGVSCFYVKRDTPGLIVGKKEDKLGIRASDTRQIIFEDCAVEEANMIGKENLGFIYALQTLNASRPYVAAMGVGVAQAALDHASKYARQREQFGSKISSFQAVQHMLADMSIGVETARQICYLSARMSDAEDPRLPKYSAIAKAYCSETAMKAATDAVQIFGGYGYTKEYPVEKLMRDAKILCIFEGTTQIQKNEIAAYVIREAASAK, from the coding sequence ATGTATCAGGAACTGACTGAGCAGCAGATCGAGATTAGGGACACGATTCGTTCTTTCGTTAAGAAAGAGATCACCCATGAAGTTGCTATCCATTGGGACGAAGCAAATAAGCATCCAGAAGAACTTATTAATAGAATGAGAACCGAGTTAGGAGTCAACGGACTCACTATCCCCGAAGAATACGGTGGATGGGGTCTTGGTTCAGTAGAGCAGTGTTTGGTAACTGAAGAACTTTCCAGAGGATGTCTCGGTATCAGCCTTTGTTTCGGTTATACCGGTCTTGGAATCCTTCCAATCATGAAAGGTGCAAGCCACGAACAAAAGAAAAAATGGCTTCAACCGGTCGTTGACGGAGAATACGGAGTTTCTTTCTGTCTTTCCGAGCCTGGTGCAGGTTCTGATGTTCCTGGTATGAGCACTACTGCAGTTAAAAAAGGCGACAAATGGGTCATCAACGGAACCAAACAATGGATTACCGGTGGTGGTAGCGCAGGCGCTTATACCGTTTTTGCTTATACTGATAAAGGCCGCGGAACTCGTGGAGTTTCCTGCTTCTATGTTAAACGTGATACTCCAGGTTTGATCGTTGGTAAAAAAGAAGATAAACTTGGTATTCGTGCATCTGACACTCGCCAGATCATCTTCGAAGATTGTGCAGTTGAAGAAGCTAACATGATCGGAAAAGAAAACCTTGGATTCATCTACGCGCTTCAAACTTTGAACGCTTCTCGTCCATACGTTGCTGCTATGGGAGTAGGTGTTGCTCAAGCTGCTTTAGATCACGCATCTAAATACGCTCGTCAAAGAGAGCAGTTCGGTTCTAAAATTTCCAGCTTCCAAGCTGTTCAGCATATGCTTGCGGATATGTCTATCGGTGTAGAGACTGCACGTCAGATTTGTTATCTTTCTGCTCGTATGTCTGATGCTGAGGATCCTCGTCTTCCGAAATATTCTGCAATCGCTAAAGCTTATTGCTCTGAAACTGCAATGAAAGCTGCTACTGACGCGGTTCAAATTTTCGGCGGATACGGTTACACTAAAGAGTATCCTGTTGAAAAACTGATGAGAGATGCAAAAATCCTTTGTATCTTCGAAGGAACCACTCAAATTCAGAAAAACGAGATCGCAGCTTATGTGATCCGTGAAGCAGCTTCCGCAAAATAA
- a CDS encoding FAD-dependent monooxygenase produces MKRDQPIYDVIISGAGPVGLFLACELALAKSRVLILEKSENLQSPFKQLPFGVRGLSASSIEALYRRGLLDELEIHKRLKNPHANSVQQGPLRQVGHFAGIPFHEGNIDTSKWKHRLESSTETNLISEMQEMETILTRRAEALGVEIKRGLPLTSFQQTDERVTVQSGDQTFQGQWLVGCDGARSVVRKSGGFEFAGTEPEFTGYSTKVDIADPEKLNPGRNLTERGMYLQSQPGFIVIQDFDAGEFHSSERTITREHVQEVLRRISNTDVTITALHFATTWTDRARQATSYRNGRVLLAGDAAHIHSPLGGQGLNLGLGDAMNLGWKLAATIHKKAPEGLLDSYYTERHPIGAQVLDWSRAQVMIMKPNPQARALNSIIRDLMETTDVSTYMAARVWGIFTHYDLGDSHPLVGYSVPNFEFEDGRRIGELMQYGQGILLDFNTNSSLKTLAKEYGDQVKYVSGRAKEQLGLSTMLIRPDGIIAWASDKEPDEQSIRQAASIWFTQFIS; encoded by the coding sequence ATGAAACGAGACCAGCCGATTTACGATGTTATTATTTCTGGAGCAGGCCCAGTTGGACTTTTTTTAGCCTGTGAACTTGCATTAGCAAAATCTAGAGTTCTTATATTGGAGAAGTCCGAAAACCTTCAATCTCCATTCAAACAACTCCCATTTGGGGTACGCGGACTTTCCGCTTCTAGTATCGAAGCTCTTTATCGCAGAGGTCTATTAGATGAACTTGAAATTCATAAACGCCTTAAAAATCCTCATGCAAATTCAGTTCAACAAGGGCCGCTTCGTCAAGTAGGGCATTTTGCAGGTATTCCATTTCATGAAGGTAATATTGATACTTCAAAATGGAAACATCGGTTAGAAAGTTCTACTGAAACAAATTTGATCTCTGAAATGCAAGAGATGGAAACTATACTGACTCGCCGTGCAGAAGCGCTTGGTGTAGAGATCAAGAGGGGTCTTCCATTGACTTCTTTTCAGCAAACGGATGAAAGAGTGACTGTTCAATCAGGTGATCAAACTTTTCAAGGCCAATGGCTTGTGGGTTGTGATGGAGCTCGTAGTGTTGTTCGCAAATCAGGCGGTTTTGAATTTGCAGGTACCGAGCCAGAGTTCACCGGTTATTCCACCAAAGTTGATATTGCAGATCCAGAGAAGCTGAACCCAGGAAGGAATCTCACTGAAAGAGGAATGTATTTACAATCCCAACCTGGCTTCATTGTTATTCAGGATTTTGATGCAGGAGAATTTCATAGTTCGGAAAGAACAATTACGAGAGAACATGTGCAAGAAGTTTTACGACGTATTTCAAACACCGATGTAACAATAACTGCTCTTCATTTCGCAACGACTTGGACAGATAGAGCGAGGCAGGCAACGAGTTATCGAAATGGACGTGTCCTTTTGGCTGGAGATGCAGCTCATATTCATTCTCCTTTAGGAGGCCAAGGCCTGAATCTTGGATTGGGAGATGCAATGAACTTGGGTTGGAAACTTGCTGCAACCATTCATAAAAAAGCACCGGAAGGTTTATTGGACAGTTATTATACGGAGAGGCATCCGATTGGTGCGCAGGTTTTAGATTGGTCTCGTGCCCAGGTTATGATCATGAAACCGAATCCTCAGGCCCGAGCATTAAACTCGATTATCCGTGATCTTATGGAAACTACTGATGTTTCTACCTATATGGCTGCAAGAGTTTGGGGCATTTTTACACATTATGATCTAGGCGATTCTCATCCTTTGGTGGGTTATAGTGTTCCGAACTTTGAATTTGAGGATGGTAGAAGGATCGGCGAATTGATGCAATACGGCCAAGGTATACTTCTCGATTTTAATACGAATTCTTCTCTGAAAACCTTGGCGAAAGAATACGGTGACCAAGTGAAGTATGTTTCAGGCAGAGCAAAAGAGCAGCTAGGTTTAAGCACTATGCTAATCCGTCCCGACGGAATTATTGCTTGGGCTTCCGATAAGGAACCAGATGAGCAATCCATCCGACAGGCTGCTTCTATTTGGTTTACTCAATTTATTTCCTGA
- a CDS encoding TetR/AcrR family transcriptional regulator — translation MGLREIKKAKTRKLISDIARDLFIEKGYDAVTTAEIAEKAEVAVTTLFNYFPTKESLIFDLEDEIDADILKAVRDRKKGQSILDALHQYFFSSKLFNPPDKKTFSGFGKLIRSSPELTSYLRGLWARYENSLAKEIQNDTGVSKIEAECIAKLILEGVSYACNSTSPKDVLTLTFKVLKNGWNK, via the coding sequence ATGGGATTGCGTGAGATAAAGAAAGCCAAAACTCGAAAGCTCATTTCGGATATTGCTCGAGATCTTTTCATAGAAAAAGGGTATGATGCAGTTACTACTGCTGAAATTGCCGAAAAAGCGGAAGTTGCCGTTACTACACTTTTCAATTATTTCCCGACCAAAGAGTCTCTCATTTTCGATCTTGAGGATGAGATAGATGCAGATATCTTGAAAGCGGTTCGAGATCGAAAGAAGGGCCAGTCCATTCTGGATGCTCTTCATCAATATTTTTTCTCGAGTAAGTTGTTTAACCCGCCGGATAAGAAGACTTTTTCCGGATTTGGGAAACTGATCAGGTCCTCACCCGAGCTTACTTCTTATCTGCGCGGGTTATGGGCTCGTTATGAAAATTCTTTAGCTAAAGAAATCCAAAACGATACCGGTGTGAGTAAAATAGAAGCGGAATGTATTGCAAAGCTCATATTAGAAGGAGTGAGTTATGCATGTAATTCAACATCTCCAAAGGATGTGTTAACTCTCACTTTTAAAGTTTTGAAAAACGGGTGGAATAAATGA
- a CDS encoding DUF1761 domain-containing protein, which yields MKHPLTTFPSVWREKFAAISDVGIPTTEFRFGNLFTLESKNESIFVSVGFVGRDFMLQSVVAPIIAGIAGFICAFLFSGPLYFGLSKFLNLPTQEEKKNLGLRIFLNFCVFLATAFSISLILQYMSLQNKAQGQSIAFILWFGFIFTSSSIDVIWKGKHLKLWIFESISSLITIQVLMFVLLLFYK from the coding sequence ATGAAGCACCCCCTTACCACATTCCCTTCTGTTTGGCGAGAAAAATTTGCTGCTATTTCCGATGTAGGAATTCCTACAACGGAATTTAGATTCGGAAATTTGTTTACTTTAGAAAGCAAAAATGAATCAATATTTGTCTCAGTTGGTTTCGTCGGGAGAGACTTCATGTTGCAAAGCGTCGTAGCACCAATCATTGCTGGAATAGCGGGATTTATTTGTGCATTTCTTTTTAGCGGCCCTCTTTATTTCGGCCTTTCAAAATTTCTGAATTTGCCTACTCAAGAAGAGAAGAAGAATCTCGGCCTCCGAATATTTTTGAATTTCTGCGTTTTCCTTGCTACTGCGTTTTCTATCTCGTTAATTTTGCAATATATGAGCTTACAAAATAAAGCTCAGGGCCAATCGATTGCTTTCATCTTATGGTTCGGATTTATATTCACTTCCAGCTCTATCGATGTGATCTGGAAAGGTAAACATCTGAAATTATGGATTTTTGAATCTATATCTTCCTTAATTACGATCCAAGTTTTAATGTTCGTTCTATTACTATTTTATAAATGA